From a region of the Rhipicephalus microplus isolate Deutch F79 chromosome X, USDA_Rmic, whole genome shotgun sequence genome:
- the PheRS-m gene encoding phenylalanyl-tRNA synthetase, mitochondrial yields the protein MRIASRFRLRGFLSFTCLRRDFNARCSTASAAKGSRDLSKDPVIIDGRQYEPSDQCNLTARILEHTTRKLHLKDCHPLCLVKRRISDFFEKYTNRRGNPSFSVYDRLSPVVTLEQNFDSLLVPASHPSRCKSDSYYINNELMLRAHTSAHQRDLVKSGLDAFLVAGDVYRRDEIDRHHYPVFHQIEGVRLFSADELFSGNNHGLSLFESGTRESDKQGLHTREAVKLLEHSLKTCLQGLAQQLLGPETEFRWVSTYFPFTHPSWELEAKFQGDWLELLGCGIMEQEILFNAGVEHKVGWAFGVGLERLAMALYNIPDIRAFWSTDPAFLVQFEHNDPYKPVVFRQLSCHPPCVADMSFWAPPEFAANDFFDIVRSCGGDLVERVEHRDTFIHPKTHRTSHCYRIVYRHMERALVQEEANSIHRQIGAKTEELLGVELRIK from the exons ATGCGTATTGCGAGCAGATTTCGCCTTCGAGGATTTCTCTCATTTACGTGCCTTCGCCGGGATTTCAATGCAAGGTGCTCTACTGCAAGTGCTGCAAAGGGCTCCCGCGATCTCTCCAAGGATCCGGTCATCATAGACGGCAGGCAGTACGAACCAAGCGACCAATGCAACCTCACGGCGCGCATCCTGGAGCACACTACGCGAAAGTTGCACCTGAAGGACTGCCATCCCTTGTGCCTGGTCAAAAGGAGAATAAGCGATTTTTTCGAGAAGTACACGAACCGGCGGGGAAATCCATCATTTTCTGTCTACGATCGACTCAGTCCCGTGGTGACGTTGGAGCAGAATTTCGACAGCCTGTTGGTACCAGCCTCTCATCCATCGCGGTGCAAAAGTGACAGCTACTACATCAACAACGAGCTGATGTTGCGAGCGCACACATCGGCTCATCAGCGTGATCTAGTCAAATCGGGCCTCGACGCATTTCTTGTTGCCGGAGATGTGTATCGGAGAGACGAGATCGACAGACATCACTACCCGGTATTTCACCAGATCGAAGGCGTCAGGCTGTTTTCTGCAGACGAA CTGTTCTCAGGAAACAATCATGGTCTGTCCCTGTTTGAAAGTGGCACCCGCGAGTCTGACAAGCAGGGTCTGCATACACGTGAAGCAGTCAAACTTTTAGAGCATAGTCTTAAGACATGCTTGCAGGGGCTCGCTCAGCAGCTGCTTGGTCCAG AAACGGAATTTCGTTGGGTGTCTACTTATTTCCCATTCACTCATCCATCATGGGAGCTTGAGGCAAAGTTTCAAGGGGACTGGTTGGAGCTGTTGGGTTGTGGCATCATGGAACAAGAAATCCTTTTTAATG CCGGTGTGGAGCACAAAGTTGGCTGGGCTTTTGGTGTGGGCTTGGAGCGTCTCGCCATGGCATTGTACAACATCCCTGACATCCGTGCTTTCTGGAGTACTGACCCTGCTTTTCTTGTTCAGTTTGAACACAACGACCCCTATAAGCCAGTTGTCTTTAGG CAACTAAGCTGCCACCCTCCATGCGTGGCAGACATGTCTTTTTGGGCACCACCTGAGTTTGCAGCGAATGACTTCTTTGACATCGTTCGCTCTTGTGGTGGTGACCTAGTGGAACGTGTGGAGCATCGAGACACCTTCATTCATCCAAAAACCCATAGGACCAGCCACTGCTATAGAATAGTGTACCGACATATGGAACGGGCGCTTGTCCAAGAAGAAGCCAATTCCATTCACAGACAGATTGGTGCCAAAACAGAAGAGCTTCTTGGTGTTGAACTGCGCATCAAATGA